In Halorhabdus rudnickae, the following proteins share a genomic window:
- a CDS encoding ROK family protein: protein MGVYAGIDIGATYTRAIVGDETGEELGRNRQETPQGPTGTDVTEGILDTLRGAADNAGVDPTELTAVGIGSVGPLNLAEGALGSPANLPDTIDKIPLTGPIGNLTETDDVYLHNDGIAGVIGERFHSDRNPDDMAYVTISTGIGAGVCVDGHVLSGCDGNAAEVGHMTLDPEGTMTCGCGQDGHWEAYTSGQNIPRYAKEFYQAGDRETDMPVTSPDFTAPDLFEYAGEDEFADAFIDRLATFNAMGVANVVQAYAPLVIYLGGAVAENNPELVVEKIRERLPDMVFGNIPEIKLTTLGDDVVLKGALASALTQGTGDREKLRE from the coding sequence ATGGGCGTATATGCTGGGATCGACATCGGTGCAACGTACACACGGGCGATCGTCGGCGACGAAACCGGCGAGGAACTGGGGCGAAACCGTCAGGAAACGCCTCAGGGACCGACCGGGACCGACGTCACGGAGGGGATTTTGGACACGTTACGAGGTGCTGCCGACAATGCGGGCGTCGATCCGACCGAACTCACGGCTGTCGGAATCGGATCGGTCGGCCCGCTCAACCTTGCGGAAGGCGCCTTGGGGAGTCCGGCAAACCTCCCGGACACGATCGATAAGATCCCGCTCACTGGCCCGATCGGCAATCTGACCGAGACGGACGACGTCTATCTCCACAACGACGGGATTGCGGGCGTGATCGGCGAGCGCTTCCACAGCGATCGCAATCCAGACGACATGGCGTATGTGACAATCTCGACCGGGATCGGAGCCGGGGTCTGTGTCGACGGCCACGTTCTCAGCGGCTGTGACGGCAATGCGGCCGAGGTCGGACACATGACGCTGGATCCTGAGGGGACGATGACCTGTGGCTGTGGCCAAGATGGCCACTGGGAAGCCTACACGTCGGGCCAGAACATCCCGCGGTACGCCAAGGAGTTCTACCAGGCCGGCGACCGGGAGACGGACATGCCAGTCACGTCCCCCGACTTCACTGCCCCTGACCTCTTTGAGTATGCCGGCGAAGACGAGTTTGCCGACGCATTCATCGATCGCCTCGCGACGTTCAACGCGATGGGCGTCGCCAACGTCGTCCAGGCCTACGCACCGCTGGTGATCTACCTCGGCGGCGCAGTCGCCGAGAACAACCCCGAACTGGTCGTCGAGAAGATCCGCGAGCGTCTCCCAGACATGGTGTTCGGCAACATCCCCGAGATCAAGCTTACGACGTTGGGCGACGACGTCGTCTTGAAAGGGGCCCTCGCCAGCGCCCTCACACAGGGTACAGGCGATCGCGAGAAGCTCCGAGAGTGA
- a CDS encoding Cdc6/Cdc18 family protein has product MDIDTRIRRRRRRGANQTLVLDYDRVNPTAHVAEPIGRGPIIERVLDHLNPAFDGSLPSDVYVWGPPGSGKSAVLTALFSRLETPATQPRTAIQTTTRAQSVELPRFVYVNGREVDSEFQLYRHVHDGVTDVDAPTRGISTDELTSRLRSALSESVGTVIAVDHADEFGFSPTAVRSSLKALDGPLSTVLVGRTPPSDVDEVGDIAEIEIPGYGQQVLIDVLMTRGSSGLAQDALAYDQTRRIAAWAGGNAHDALAALFSAAVTANEAGAQEIRNDDVAAGIDAVPRDGTSLGVVLALPSNRQRVLRAFLELDDDQRFSVTATTEAIADSEWVDLSVGTVKRILYELADADVFDRVTAERTTGHGRPPSRLEPQFPTLVFRELYDIQADN; this is encoded by the coding sequence ATGGACATCGATACACGGATCAGACGGCGCCGGCGACGCGGGGCGAACCAGACGCTCGTCCTCGACTACGACCGCGTCAACCCAACCGCTCACGTCGCCGAACCGATCGGCCGCGGTCCGATCATCGAACGCGTCCTCGACCATCTCAATCCCGCTTTCGACGGGTCACTCCCGTCGGACGTCTACGTTTGGGGGCCGCCAGGCAGTGGCAAGTCGGCCGTCCTCACCGCGCTGTTTTCCCGACTGGAGACGCCTGCCACCCAACCACGGACGGCTATCCAGACGACGACACGGGCCCAGAGCGTCGAACTCCCGCGGTTCGTCTACGTGAACGGTCGTGAGGTCGACAGCGAGTTCCAGCTGTATCGTCACGTCCACGACGGCGTAACCGACGTAGACGCTCCTACGCGGGGAATCAGTACCGATGAGCTCACCTCGCGACTCCGGTCGGCGCTTTCCGAATCTGTCGGAACAGTGATCGCGGTTGATCACGCGGATGAATTCGGGTTCTCGCCGACGGCCGTCAGATCATCGCTAAAGGCTCTGGACGGGCCGCTCTCGACCGTCTTGGTCGGTCGGACCCCGCCGAGCGATGTCGACGAGGTGGGAGACATCGCCGAAATCGAGATTCCCGGATACGGCCAACAGGTGTTGATCGACGTTCTGATGACTCGCGGCTCGTCCGGACTCGCACAGGACGCCCTCGCATACGATCAGACCAGGCGGATCGCTGCCTGGGCGGGTGGGAACGCACACGACGCACTGGCAGCACTGTTCAGTGCGGCAGTCACCGCAAACGAAGCCGGTGCCCAGGAGATCCGAAACGACGACGTCGCAGCGGGTATCGATGCCGTCCCAAGGGACGGCACGTCCCTCGGCGTCGTCCTGGCGCTCCCGTCGAACCGACAGCGTGTGTTGCGGGCGTTTTTGGAACTCGACGACGATCAACGATTCTCCGTCACCGCGACCACGGAGGCGATTGCAGACTCGGAGTGGGTTGATCTCTCGGTCGGGACCGTCAAGCGAATCCTCTATGAACTCGCAGACGCCGATGTATTCGATCGGGTCACCGCCGAACGGACAACCGGTCACGGTCGCCCGCCGAGCCGCCTCGAACCACAGTTTCCAACGCTGGTGTTCCGGGAGCTGTACGATATCCAGGCCGACAACTAG